From Glycine max cultivar Williams 82 chromosome 11, Glycine_max_v4.0, whole genome shotgun sequence, the proteins below share one genomic window:
- the LOC100527008 gene encoding putative TRAPP complex subunit trs31, with amino-acid sequence MIGVGKIKQYSNVLDKPLTKGKQEVSLSAFAFLFSELVQYNQTQVDNIGELERRLEDAGYAVGARVLELLCHRDKGNRRETRLLGILSFVHSTVWKVLFGKVADSLEKGTEHEDEYMISEKELLVNKFISIPKDMGTFNCGAFVAGIVRGVLDGAGFPAVVTAHFVPMEGQQRPRTTILIKFAEEVLQREARLG; translated from the exons ATGATCGGCGTCGGAAAGATCAAGCAGTACAGTAACGTCCTCGACAAGCCCCTCACCAAGGGCAAGCAAGAg GTTAGTTTGAGCGCATTCGCGTTCTTGTTCTCGGAGCTTGTTCAGTACAACCAAACGCAGGTCGACAATATTGGCGAGCTTGAACGAAG ACTGGAGGATGCTGGATATGCGGTTGGGGCTCGAGTTCTTGAGCTGCTTTGCCACAGAGATAAG GGAAACAGAAGGGAGACACGGCTGTTGGGTATTCTTTCTTTTGTACACAGTACAGTATGGAAAGTATTATTTGGAAAG GTTGCTGATTCACTGGAGAAAGGAACTGAACATGAAGATGAATACATGATCAGTGAAAAGGAGCTCCTCGTAAACAA ATTCATTTCTATCCCAAAGGACATGGGAACGTTTAACTGTGGAGCATTTGTTGCTGGAATAGTACGG GGCGTTTTGGATGGTGCTGGGTTTCCAGCTGTTGTAACAGCTCATTTTGTGCCCATGGAAGGTCAACAACGACCGCGGACaacaattttgataaaatttgctGAAGAG GTGTTACAAAGAGAAGCAAGATTAGGCTGA